One genomic segment of Helianthus annuus cultivar XRQ/B chromosome 14, HanXRQr2.0-SUNRISE, whole genome shotgun sequence includes these proteins:
- the LOC110906742 gene encoding uncharacterized protein LOC110906742: MSDVQANNSWFQEGVDGRMKKSFTPMQKVTSAITQLATGNLPNENDEYLNMAKRTSRSQNDINVLQQSPLFLTQRNRTEPKCPFYVNNHLYKRGYYLADGIYPTWSVFVKSIQYPQIVKEKKFQRQHDAARKDVERAFGVLKEKCGVLNRSMCAMSVKKIRNVLYVCIIMHNMILKDDENTITQVHIRDPPVEHVFDDTVYNELIDEDTHYRLKYDLVEHLGEQDLPHLLADSDDK; this comes from the exons ATGAGTGACGTGCAAGCGAATAACTCGTGGTTTCAAGAGGGCGTGGATGGGAGAATGAAGAAGAGTTTTACACCGATGCAAAAAGTTACATCGGCGATTACGCAACTTGCAACTGGTAACCTTCCAAACGAGAACGACGAATATTTAAATATGGCCAAAAGGACTTCCC gttcacaaaacgacatcaacgtactccaacaatctccgttatttcttACTCAACGAAATAGAACTGAACCAAAATGTCCATTTTACGTGAACAACCACTTGTACAAACGTGGATACTATCTTGCAGATGGAATCTACCCTActtggtccgtgtttgtgaaatcAATTCAGTATCCTCAGATAGTGAAAGAAAAGAAGTTCCAGAGGCAACACGATGCGGCAAGAAAAGACGtggaacgggcttttggtgttttaaaggaaAAATGTGGTGTACTTAATCGATCGATGTGTGCTATGAGTGTAAAAAAGATTAGGAATGTCTTATATGTGTGCATTATTATGCATAACATGATTCTAAAAGACGACGAAAACACGATTACACAGGTACATATTCGGGATCCTCCAGTCGAGCACGTTTTCGATGATACTGTTTATAACGAGCTCATTGATGAAGATACGCATTATAGACTAAAATATGATCTTGTGGAGCATCTTGGAGAACAAGATTTACCCCACCTTTTGGCGGATTCCGACGACAAATAG